One segment of Variovorax sp. PAMC28562 DNA contains the following:
- the gshB gene encoding glutathione synthase codes for MHNILFVADPLDEFKIYKDTTFSMMREAQRRGHRIAACLPQDLQWKSGGVVTANVQQITLTGDAKDWYREDILETKALKDFDIVVMRKDPPFDAEYIYATHLLEQAEREGAHVVNTPRALRDHPEKLAIMEFPQFVTPTLVTRSAESVRDFHAEHGDIILKPLDGMGGMGIFRVRQDAMNLGSIVETLNKGGAETIMVQRFVPEITQGDKRILIIAGKPAPFVLARIPQGTEVRGNLAAGGKGVAQPLTARNREIAEVVGRTLAPRGLLLIGLDVIGDSVTEINVTSPTCFQEITEQTGFDVPAMFIDALEESVGIKRN; via the coding sequence ATGCACAACATTCTCTTCGTCGCCGATCCACTCGATGAATTCAAGATCTACAAGGACACCACTTTTTCGATGATGCGCGAGGCGCAACGGCGCGGACATCGCATCGCGGCGTGCCTGCCGCAAGACCTGCAATGGAAATCAGGTGGCGTGGTTACCGCCAACGTTCAGCAGATCACCCTCACCGGTGACGCCAAGGACTGGTATCGCGAAGACATCCTCGAGACCAAGGCGCTCAAGGATTTCGACATCGTGGTGATGCGCAAAGATCCACCATTCGATGCCGAGTACATCTACGCGACGCACCTGCTCGAGCAGGCCGAGCGTGAAGGCGCGCATGTGGTCAACACGCCGCGCGCGTTGCGCGACCATCCCGAAAAGCTCGCGATCATGGAGTTCCCGCAGTTCGTGACGCCGACGTTGGTCACGCGCAGTGCCGAGTCGGTGCGCGACTTTCATGCGGAGCACGGCGACATCATCCTGAAGCCGCTCGACGGCATGGGCGGCATGGGCATCTTCCGCGTGCGGCAAGACGCGATGAACCTCGGCTCCATCGTCGAGACGCTGAACAAGGGCGGCGCGGAAACCATCATGGTCCAGCGCTTCGTGCCGGAGATCACGCAGGGCGACAAGCGCATCCTGATCATCGCGGGCAAGCCGGCGCCCTTCGTGCTGGCGCGGATTCCGCAGGGCACCGAAGTGCGCGGCAATCTGGCGGCCGGTGGCAAGGGCGTGGCGCAACCGCTGACCGCGCGCAATCGAGAGATCGCAGAAGTCGTCGGCCGCACGCTCGCACCACGCGGTCTGCTGTTGATCGGCCTCGACGTGATCGGCGATTCGGTCACCGAGATCAACGTCACCAGCCCGACCTGCTTTCAGGAAATCACCGAACAAACCGGCTTCGACGTGCCGGCGATGTTCATCGATGCGCTGGAAGAATCAGTCGGCATCAAACGCAATTAG